The nucleotide sequence ggtgtttgtttatgtttagaGAAAAGTTGAAATCAGTATTCAAGGTGGAGGCCAGAAAATCAGCGGGAGGCCGTCATCAGGTTCAGATGTCATCGCTCAGTGGCGCCTGTAGACAGACACCTCCTGGCTGAGAACTTGGGGCAAAGTCTGCTCATCTGCTGGTGCGGTCACAGTTTGGAAATAACAGCTTGTAACTTTGCGCTGCAAATGTTGCTGACGTTTCCTCTCATCGTCTCAAGAGACTAATTTTAATATGGCTTCCAGCGAAGATGTTGTTACCTCTGACAAGGAAGTCATgttcccccccccaccccgtcctttcatttttgtgttggttcgtctgcaggattatgcaaaaacttcGAAACAGATTTGGTGGGATGTGGGCTGAGGAAGCATTTTTTGAAATTTTAACCAagggaacaattcatggatcttactgaaaaataaaatcagacacatttaggggactgatgaCTGTaggaaatttggtgcagcttgatggaatttaaaggggactgttggtctTGTCTTGATCATCCTCTTTAGTTTAGTGCATTGTATTCCATCCTCAGTCTCTTAAAAGATTATATATTTTCGGCTCAAGATGAATCTAATATCTTGTCTGAACTTTTGGCAGCTCCGTATCACTGACTTCATTTAAagtattcagttttttttctggctgCTCTGTGTCATGTCTCTCTGTGAGAGCTTACCATCAAATATGAAGAAGTCCAACTATAATATATGATTTTGCAGTAACCTAAAGCCATAACATCTGCAAACTTGATAGAAAGTTATAGATTCCTAAAATGAAGAAAGGACCCAGAAGCCTTGATTATAAAATGGACACATGAGACAAAGCACTTCACTTCAAGAATACGCTAAAAAAGGAAATTACACTCAccataaattcaatcaagctgcattaaattacacacacttatTGTAGAACATAGGACAAGGTCGAGAATATTCATTGTATGTTTGAATGTCAACCACCAGTTGATGTTAGCAGATATTAGCGACCACCAGGGAATGTTAGGGGCAAATCTTCAGTTGTGCAGCTGGGCGTCATCAGGTGTTCTGTGCTGATATCACTTCACTAAATAGTGAATAGtgaatatatttgaatgtttttttccatcaagatccataattGAATCCTTAGGAaattttcaaaatatcaaagaaaaacacccaatctcacaaagttaaagaaagtgataaaaatctCCTGGATTAGCACCAAAATGTATTCATACCACATCCTCCCCCAAGTTACATGatatccgtccagtagtttttgtatcATCTTGCTTTCAAATAACccaaccaacaaaaaaacagacgggggaaaatgtacaaaatatgtctgtatttttagcaaaaagtacaaaatttaaaacaaacaaaatgacccCTTTCATTGACTTGCCAAAATCTTGATCTGCAAAGTAACTAGTGACTGTAGATGACAGATAAATGCAGTAAAACATGaagtaaaatatgaattcacGTGAAGACACGTGAGCTGGAACCTCTGCGTGGGGATAATTTCCTTCATAGGCTAATATTGATTGATAAAACTTAAATAGGATATAACTTCCCTGTCATGAGAAAGTGTCCCCCGATGCTACTAGAGGAGGAATTTTAATGGAGTGTAACAGCCCGCTCAGTGGTGGCTTCTATAATACCAGTTCTGCTCCGTGCGAggcatgaaaacaacattttagcACCTGCTGCTTACTGCTGTCAGAGAGGGGGCGTAAATAGTATTGTACCATGACCTCTGGGCTGTTTGAAGCCACTATGCAAAACATTACACACTCAGTGGTCGCTATGCAACATTGCTGTGTACTTTACATCCCTGTGTAGCCATTAAATGTCCTCTCGTATTACTTCATTACATGTTAGCATGATGGTGCTATGGTGACATGTTTAAAGCGTGACATGGAGGCAGGGATACAGTACAATAAGGCTGTAATCTGAGGTGGCCAGCCGAGCTGTCAGGACCTGTTCCTGTAGTTTTCTTGGCTCTCGTCTGATTGACAAGGCAGGTGCTTCCTCCCTCTcacttccctctcttctctgttgtgCACGTGGATTTGGCTCTCACTGTGCACACTGCCTGGTGTTTATCCCGCAGCGACTAATGGCTATCACACaactgttatttattatttaatgtgGATTACAACAAGTATTTAGATGTTCCATATCAGTACAAATACcaatacaacaatataaatacTAGAAGTAAgtaataaaagtatttaaaaaaatataaagtaaaagtacttgttgttattgattattatttgcaCAGATGCACCATTTTACTCTTGTAGCAGTTCGAGATGACATCAGAATACTTTACATACAGTGTAGTTGTTTATTTCTGTGGTTCCCAAATTAGGGTTTGGGCCCTCAGAAGGGTCACAGGGTAAACCagaagaggtgaggagagggttaatgagagagggaagaaaaaagttTGAATTCCGCTGCAAAATTCTCTCGTTTTTGTTTAGGGGTTAGATATTGGAAAGTTTGACATCTTTTGGGCCCAAACACTAAATCATAAATCAAACTAGACTctggtttcttaggtccaccaACCAAACAGTTTGAGAAccaatggttttattttgatttaatattctttttataagcttatgtatgtttgtatgaaataaaacattaatctGAATGTTACTGGTGACCACAGTAAATGCACTGAAGTTAAACATACAGTTTCTCTGAGTTGCGCAGACTGAAATAAtcaagtgaaatataaaaacccTAAAATTGTATTTGGTTACATTTTACCTActtctttgttttcataaaacCCCAGCAGCTCATGTGGTCTCTTTGGCAGGACGCTGTGGAGGAAACGAGGCAAACGTCATTAGTTTACACAGCTTAAAGCATCATTAATAAACCACACATGGTTAAAACGTCCAGATTTACAGCGTGGAAACGACAGGTCAGACTCAAGTGACCCCCAGAGTTTCAGTGCAACATAAACCTAGTAACTGCTCCTAAATCACAATGTGTCATTCACCCGCCGAACACATGGAATCATGCTGACATTGGTGGTCTCCAGGCAACAGAGAGCCAGGAGATTTATGGGTAACTGCTGCCATGCCAGCCTGTTTCATGTACCGTATGTAATCCCCCCCCATGTTTCTCCATCATGTTTTCCTCTGCGATATTTCTCAGTTACATACAATGTTTATAAAGCCATGTGTTCCCTTATCTCCTGTCAAATGTTTGCAGAACAGAACCATctgcaacatttttaaattaatttcattgtCATGAATCTCTGGGTTGGTTGAAGTGTACGTACCATAAACTGtttatgaagatggacgactgAAGACTGAAAACTGAAGCCATATCACTTCAATGACCCCCTGATGGCTGGTTGCAGTGTAGGTCATTAacctcgcctcctccatgttagcagacaggacatgaaccaaactaaaaatgtcaaagtacacattaaataaaactttccaaaagattgtttctgtcattttcttatACAACcgagtgaaatgtcatgattgataactgagactgactcacttGTGTATTAGTCCTCGATATCACAGCTCCGCACCACGATCACTACTCTGCACATTGGCTCCAAATGGTGTCACCAAGGGAAGATGGCAGCATGTGTATCCCACATattctttgcttcttttttgtacagtaggagaaggtggagatggtgctatggaagttttctggaagctggtgaaaggagaactcaggcagcagctgatgtcttatgcagaagatcttaatgtagacttgatgcatcaaggagaacAGGAGGTGGAACAATATGCAAAcactaacagacaaacatgagcaattgtcacctgATGAGTTCCAGCTTCAACATTAtctgtttaataataataactagcTAGTAACTAATTTAGCAACAATAAAGATGATGGGAAAAAGTTTGTTAGTGGTACAATTTATGTTGAATTGATAAAACTAATATATTGTTCATGTTTTATAACAGCCGATATTTCTCATCTGTTTCTCTACCAGTTTCACTGTGTaaggtttgtttgttggcaacattcaacttcacctctatgtctctaaattctacacattgaacctttaggtaacaatttatggatcttgatgaaaaaaaataagcATGTTCAGGGGACTGAACTTTATGAGagtttgttgcagatccaagTTTCAAGAGATGGCAGACGTTTTCCAGTCACTGTAGTGTAATACATTTTCATGCGTATGCAGgaactttttttattattttcttttgcattgCCTTTGACAAAAGGAATACGCACTATTGAGTAATATTCTAGTgattcattataataataatgtaatataagaaaataattacAACATACAGTTAGAGGTATGAAAATGACTGTCAAAACTGCATTGCATGTAATTACCAGTCATAATACTAATTACCATATGTTTTACTCAGATATaacttattatatttatatatatttatagtttaTATGCAATTTCAGCCATTAAATGTATTATGCACATGTTGAaagcaacatgtttgtgtgtggactgTAACTGTAAACAACCATGATTCCTTTCCTAAAGATCACAGCCATCATGTGAGCGTCAGCATCCCTCAGCTCCCTGGTAGACGCACATACAGCATGTATCCATCACAGTCCATGTTGATAGGCCTCCCATGATTCATCAGTGTTAGCGCAGacagcaaatacacacacgcagagcTAAGGCTGTGGGTTTAAAGAGGAATAAGGTGCTGGATTGTTTGCAAGGAAACCCTTCAAAACATGTTAAATCACGGCTCATCATGTTTCTCCGATAACATTACATAGAAACATGCCGACTGATCACCAGCTTCTCTCCCAGTCTAACCTCTGCCCCCACCTGCCAGAAGCAGATCCCTTTACAAACAGATGAATTTTGTCGTGCGGGTCACTCAGTTGAAAACTCTCCTCTTTCCCTCAGCTGTTGTTACCACCTTATTCTTCGTGTTATACAGAAAGATTGCATCGAGAAGCCGCCGCAGAGCAGCACGGCGTGAGCTTGTGTGACTTGGTGGGTCATTCTGAGAAAGGGCCGGCTGGTGATAGGCCCAGGGCAGAGGCCACGGAAGTGCTGAAGCTCAACGCTGAGCCTCTGAAAATAAGAGGATACTCCCCACAGCTGGACACGCGGACTAAAAACAGCCAGACCGACTGTCTGACATAAGCAAGAGGAGAGGCGATGTTGACACAGGGATTTTAGGACATACTGTTTCTAGGGGCGTGTTGTTGTGAAGTCGTGTGATCTCCCTCCTCGGACTCGTGATTATAAATACACAGATAGGTGGTAGGGCGATGGAGTACAGACAGATCTTCACATTAGCTCCCAAAAAACGCCAGCGTCACAAAGATCAAAGAGGGACAAGTAGTCGGCCTTAAGTTTGGATTTGACTGTTAAATGTGAAGTATTCTCTTTCCTCAGAACATGTTACAGCACATGTACACTACATTATCTACTTACAAtaacactgaacacaacagtacatacaaacatttaaattaacaatATCAAGTCTTTGGAAGGACATCATAGAATACATTCAGCTTATTTCAGCAATCACAGTAACTGTCACAACAGTCCTCTAGGGGGCAGCAGCAGCTACTCTGATCACTGTTCAGATGTGGCGTGAGGTGGCTCTAATTGCAATGGTGGGGTGTAatgaagtacatttacttaattACTGTACCGAAGTATATTTTTCATCCCTCTGTACTTTACTTATGTAGATTTTTATCCCAGTACATTTCACTTCTACTTGACCTCGTAAAGCTGTACTTTGTACATTTATACGTCCGCCTCGATTTCAGCCTGGTCTGTTTTGTTACTAAGcaagacaacacaaaaacaaatgaacggATTTcaaggaaacttggtggaggaataTGGTATTGATCAGGGAAGAACCATTTACTAGGACttatttttcttcaacactGAGATGAGAGGAATCTTTCAACATTTTGGTTGATTCCTCTCagataattaatggatcttgatgaaaaaaaactgaaaggaaaaggggaactgatatttatgagtatgtgtaatttggtgcagatccaaatcagTGGTTGGGCCTTGTTTGAGGAATGTGGTTTAGTGtgagtgcaattctagttttttattaatttgGTTAATAAACCTTTTTGCAGGGTGTTGCAGCCACTGTTACTTAATTTCAATTTGGTGTGACTGTTATAGCTACTTTAAGCATCAATTCAGAGTTAAAATCTGAAGTTGTTATTAATAATGTTTTGAGTATGTAGGGAGTTTAATATCttacaaatgtttaaatatccTTAACTAAtcagacatttgttttgattATATCCAGATCTGCTGCCTTTTAAGGAGTATTCATATTCTTTTACTGGTGTTACAACTGTATCTGAGACTCAGAGTAAAAGAGAATCTGTGacttaaaagtttaaaaatcttCAGTCTGCGTGTTCGaggaataaatattttattttcacattagtATTAAAAATGCAGTCGTCTGCAGGGCACAGTATTTCCTCTATTCTGTACAGGTTTCAGTTGGGGGAGACATTGCCTGAAATAGCATTATGTTAAAGCAATTCAAAGTTACTCAAGAAAATTATTttcacataaagaaaaaaaatgtgtgccGATCATCGGCCACCTCCGTTGGCTCCTCCGCCCCCGGCTCCACCTCCTGATTGGTCCTGAGCGCCTGACATCATCAGGAAGAGAACGAGAGGAACAATGTACATCCACTGGAGgagacaaggaaaaaaaaagaaaaaaaagaaaagagttaaTACAACAATATCTttgtttctgaaataaaaatTTTTATTGACATCGCTGACGTGTGTCTACAACAGTTCCAGTTTGGTCATCCCAGATTAGATTCAATCTAATTtctaaacaaaagagaaaaaaaggtgaCGTGTATAGTGGGTGAGTGACtgtagaaaagaagaagaaaaatctcaGGGTCAAACACCAAACACACTCTGAACAGATTCACACCCACATTTAAGATGAAGGATTTCTGTTTAGTTCAGCATAGAGGCTCccacacacaaagtacattGAATTCAAACTTTTTATTAATCAGTCTGAAATGTACTTGGCATTgaacctggaaaaaaaagagtgaagcGGGAGGAACGAGTGGGAAACCAACGAGTGGGGTTCAGTTAGTTACATTGCTAAAGAGTTAAAACAAAACCTGACAGacggaggggaagaggaggatgaggagaaggaggaggaggaaggggaggacagagggaacCACAAGTAAGAAAACAGTACTTCAGTGGGTATCagctctgctctctgcctccccctgctGGGGGCTGTGCCGAATTGGTGACCATGAGGAAGATTGCACCTCCCAGAATCAAATACCACTGGAACACAGCACAGCACTAAGTCAACACACTGTAACTGGATGCAGCACAGGACAGTCAACACAGGTCACTGAacatggcaacacacacacagcacagcgCAAAACAAGATGGTGAGATCCAGAAAACAGATCAGACGAGCCGAGCGATGTTTGCAAACATGGAGATCGACCATGGAGATGGTTTTATTCTAGCTAACAgggtgttttttgtgtttcaaaAGTTTAAAATTAAACTCTCAGCGGTCTGAAAAATCTTGGATTGGTCAAGTTCAGTTAAAGGCAACAGCATCACATGGGGAAACGAGAAATGACACTACAGAGCTGGGACTCAAACTAACTCCGGGAGTTTTCACAGCTGACCGGTTTGGTTCTGTTAAAACTAACTCTGAGCTATGGCCACTGTGATCCAGGCAGAATCGGGTACATTTTATCTATGGTGACAAACCACAGGGCTGAGTGAGAGTCGGCATAATTGAAACTATCACTGGATCACATTCCTGGTAGCTAACTTTTCACAAAGCACTTTCCTGATCTGTGATAAATGTGTGGCCAGTATTTATACAACAAGGGTGACCACAGTAGAACATATGTGTTACATATGTGCATCAACACATGAGAAGAGGGACTTCCCCTTTTCAATCAAAGGGTTACAGGCCctattcagacctggtattaacatctacCCTGAGAGAACTGAAAACAAGTGGACAGCACCAAGTTCATCTATcctgcttttaaaatgtgtctcctgttACCACAATGTCATGTTGCTCTACTGTGCACTTGTCTTGTGCATGCTCTGAATGACAATGAAGTGAATCTTGATGCCTCAGCAGCGTAAAAATATGTTTcgttcattgtgaaactgtaacAGGTCAGAGAACGGCAGCTGAGTAGGTTCTCTTTTCTGTGGCCCAGGACCAAATTGCCTCCACATAGAGAAAAGAATATGGCCCCATGCGTCCCAATGTGATCTGAGTGACTGGATCTGAGGATACATTTTGGTGAGTTCAGAACTGAACTCTGAGCAGCACACTTGTATTCTaatcactcaggatggatgttaataccaagTCTGAATGGGGTCATAGTTATGAAGTTAAGAGATTTGTTGAGTTTTGTTCTGAGTATTTTAGTCGTTCACcaataaaaagagacaaaaggaaaaaacataGTAACCACATACAAATCTAACAgccctgtgtttgtttctctataAAACGCACAGTGCCGTCTCAACGAATAACACGTTGTGAGCTCTTTATGATGATTGGGAAGATAAACACTTTAGAACCAGAAATCTGCTGCATAACCTGCTGCCTGGTCCATTTTGCACCACTGATCCAAGATGACAGTCACCAAAACAGCCCAATCAGTTAGTCACTAGTCAGGCCatatgatttcatttttactcCTCTTGGCTCTTTTTGTAAAAGTCAGTTAAACACAAACTAGaccaaaaagaagaaatgcaTCTGTTTTTCTCAAAGAACTGAATGAACCAAACAACAGGTGTGAAAACACCCTCAAAACATCAGATCCCACTGAACAAACAGAAGATGTGCAACcatttggacttttttttatacttttctgCCACAAATATTGGCAAAAggaagatgaaaaaaatcttgTACGACAGGACTGATTTTCCCTCTGTGGTATATTTTGCAACATGCTGCATGCACGGAAAAAAGTTGTAGTGGGTCTGACTGAGAagagaaatgaacaaaatagGCAATTTCATGTTTTAACTATATGGCCATAACAATTCTTGTTGTATTATCCAATAGCTAAAGGAGGAGAGTATGTCTTAAGCAGCACTCGCTGGCCTTATCAGCAGGTTTCAGTGTGAGTACTTACATATTTAGCAAAGAAAGATTTCTGCTCTTGTGGATTCTTCGCTTTCTTCTCAGTTTCCTGCTCGATTCGTTCAATGAACAGAGCTGTCCCCGGTCTGGAAGACAGTTGGCAATTAATATTCAAACAAACCCCAAAACAGAGAGTTTATCTGAAAGGCAGAAAAGTGCAGAGAGACTTGTTCTACCTATGGGAAAATTATGGGAAGCGCCTCAGCCAAGACAAATACCGTATAACTGAATCAAAGGCTCCAGTGACAGACACAAGAGGATTTCACTGATGCACAGCCTGTTACAAATATGAGAGGCTGCAATGTGCCAACATAAGAACAGTagatgagatgaaaaaaaaaaaaaatctaggaCTCACCCGGATGCATTGACAGGCGCCAAGACACTGAGTGTAGTGTTGAAAACCTCAAGATCAACTTCATCCTCAACCTCAGTGCCCCGACAGGCCCCAGGAAACGTCACTATAGAGACGCCGATCAGATACCCAGAGACGTCAGTGTGGAGGGTGATGGCGTCGCTCAGATGGGACTCAACCATGGCACACTAAAGGCAAGAagtcagaggagaaaacaagtTCATATCACAGTTACATTGACATCACCCAGGTAGTGGCAGAGCCtggctgaaaaacaaattcaaaacatCAActgatgaaatttaaaaaattggcaatgattcctaagatgttgtTATCAAGCCCTTGAGACAAagtgaggcttgatattttggCTACAGTTTCCAATAAcgttaaataaaaagaaaccacaaatacaaccaaataaatAGAACGgtttttacataaaatacaaacacaaatgcacatcttttctgcattgtttgttCTGTAAGATAAAAGTTGGTGCATAACggcaaacataaatgcagatacCATTAACTCTGCGTAAGGCTCATATCAGCCTATAAGAGGGTTGGGCTCTAGTAAATATCATCCACAATTATATCACATGTTGTATGTGATGATGTTTCATTCGAATAAACTTTAAAGATAATCATTCTTCATACTTTCCCACAGTGCAGTTTATAAAAGATTTTGTTTTGCTGGGTGTAATATCATGTTGCACACACCCAAGTTAACATAATCCATCTAAGGCAATCGTACTTTTTCGCAGTAACACGTGAAGACAGTGAACATGTGCAAATTGGCTGTAGGATCACAGGAAGAAAAGTACTAGCCATATGAAGCCAAGATAAATGGTTCGCTGTACAAACAATAACTTTGtgcaaacaatcacaacatagTTTAAGACAAAACATTTACTATATAACATTCCTCATTCAATATCTGCAAATTCTAGCAGCTATTAAGTGACgttgtttttttacaacattgtagatttatttaaccagtgaagtTGAAAACAGTAAGATGCTAAATCACCTCTTTAGttacaaatcaaaacaaaatccacatacagaagttgcatgttgcagctgaatgcctctcacctcaccctccccttccaaacatgaaggagaacctaatggtagccttcagttgtttagtttgtcctgtctgggctactgttaaaaaaaagcagcctccgtagagaggacccgccaatagatccctttcacctaaatcttacacactggacctttaaattaaaaagtgagAGATATGTGAACATTCACTGGCCAACAAGCAGATTTACAGCTGTTTTTCTGCAATATTCATGACAAAGGAGCTCAGGATTGTTCATTATCAGTTTAAAACCACTCAAGACACTTTCTCATTCATCCCATCAATGGCACGAATGTTACAAGAAGCTGACAGACTTCTAAAACCCCTCATCTCTTCACAGTTCTCTCGTGCAGTCCTATTGATCAACTGTAAGTAATTGCAATTTATCCTGAAGATTATTTACTGGCAAAAATAAGTGAAATACATACGGCTCTGACAAACGCTGTGAGATAACCCTCCATCTGTcgctctatctgtctgtctgtttgcaggaaAACACGAGGCACTCGGATTCTGTACAGACCGTCGACAGCAGCCACTTCCTGTGGAGTCATCAAAGTTCAAAACAAGGGTTAGATATTCCATTTGTATGACTTCAGGGCTATGAGTTGACTTTTTTGCACACAGCGCTGGTGTTATAAGAGGTTGATAGTATTGTAGCACAGGGCATGTGTCACAAGTAAACATCTCTGAGAACAATAAGGACTAAGGAGTTAAAAAAGGAGAACCATTGTGCGTATAATACGTACAAAATGTTCAGCACCATGTGCTGCAGGCTGTGTGCTGACAGTTATACTaaagataatatatataataattataataaagtttCCTGTCCAAAATAGAGTGTCATGTCTAGAGAAAAGCTGCTTCCATTTTATACAGAGGGAACATTTAAACCATAACacaggaaataacaaaacatattCAATTGAAAATcgaaatcaaacaaataatgtGTGAAACATACACAGAGAAAACCTTATATCAGTGGAGAAAAATGAGTCAGTCAGGGGGttgaaataacttttatattttgttgtgatgttgtgaACTATAAATgcattctgtttgtttattgtgacTTCTGTCttgacagatgtgacagaagAAATCA is from Paralichthys olivaceus isolate ysfri-2021 chromosome 5, ASM2471397v2, whole genome shotgun sequence and encodes:
- the emc10 gene encoding ER membrane protein complex subunit 10 isoform X1; the encoded protein is MARSLQFRIAVVCSVLLFVCSTLVCCNNGRRVGDALDTEFNGFSVPLEHSFEIDDIARFQVRGALMLKAGREPSVSLNQNQLSGEDRTKLKEVAAVDGLYRIRVPRVFLQTDRQIERQMEGYLTAFVRACAMVESHLSDAITLHTDVSGYLIGVSIVTFPGACRGTEVEDEVDLEVFNTTLSVLAPVNASGPGTALFIERIEQETEKKAKNPQEQKSFFAKYWMYIVPLVLFLMMSGAQDQSGGGAGGGGANGGGR
- the emc10 gene encoding ER membrane protein complex subunit 10 isoform X2, which codes for MARSLQFRIAVVCSVLLFVCSTLVCCNNGRRVGDALDTEFNGFSVPLEHSFEIDDIARFQVRGALMLKAGREPSVSLNQNQLSGEDRTKLKEVAAVDGLYRIRVPRVFLQTDRQIERQMEGYLTAFVRACAMVESHLSDAITLHTDVSGYLIGVSIVTFPGACRGTEVEDEVDLEVFNTTLSVLAPVNASGPGTALFIERIEQETEKKAKNPQEQKSFFAKYWYLILGGAIFLMVTNSAQPPAGGGREQS